The genomic interval ACCAATCCACGTGCTTGCGCAGGATACTACATTGATTCAAAAGTTTGAGCAATTTGGGTTCAGGCCAGGTATGCGCCCGGCAAATCGCGACCAGGACACGCTTACCCATGCCGGCGTCTATTCCATGCTGCTCGACGTAATGACCGCCACGCCGGCACTGCCGTCCACCCGTTACCGCCCCGAGGGCATCCCCCCATCTATTTTGACCACAGATGCGAATTGAGCCTGTCGTTTAATACCGATGGATGTAATAGCTGTGCTTAAAATCCGTCAAACTCTTTAAACGAAAGCCTGAAAAATCGATTTAGCGCATGTCATTGCTTAAACCTACACCCGTCTCCTCTGTTGAGGATGTAAGGCGTTTTTTTGATGCGTTCGCGCCACTCAATGTGGAGCAACATGGTAATGCAGACAAATTACTGGATTATAGGGTCTCACTCCTTGTATCTCATGCCCAGCTTAGACCATCGGATCGTGTGCTGGATATCGGCTGCGGCAACGGCCACCACTTATTTGCCATGGATGGCGCTTTCCGATCCGCTACCGGTGTTGACCTGGCACCTGGCATGATAAAAGCAGCGCGTTACGGCATACCCGCCAAAGGCCACTCAACCTATGCGTTCATGGTTGATGATGCACACGTTCTATCCGAAGTCTCGGAAGCCGGCTTTGATGTTGTCTTCTGCGTAGGTGCCCTTGAACACATGCCAGACAAACCAGAAGTGCTCCAAACGGTATTCCGGGTCCTGCGCAAAGGAGGGCGCTTTGTATGCCTCACGCCTAACGACCAGTTTCTGTGGTATCGCTGGTTAGCACCGCGTAGGGGATATGAAACCCGGCACCTCTCGACGGACCGCCGGCTCAAGCCCACAGAAGCCAGAAAATTGATCAACAAAGCCGGCTTCAGTCACTGCCGCATCGATTACTGGACCTTTATCCCCAGCGGCGATATGCCGCGTGGATACGCATCGTTCTGTAAAGCACTCGATATGTTGGGTCACATCATTGCACCAGCATCCCTACGCGGCGGTCTTGTAATCAGTGCAATTAAATAACGTTGAGCCAAATAACGTTCAGCTAAATACCGCATCAGTTCAGCAACGCCAGCAAGGTATCTGCAGAAGTTTCCCATGATGGAAAGTGCCGGCTACGTGCCAGGCCCCGTTGCCCCAACACTTCCCGTTCTTCAACATTGTCTAACAGCCGAGCCAGCACTTCGCCCATCTGTCCGTATCTAAAAGGTGCAACCATCACCCCCGCGCCATCGGAGAGGCTTTCCGGTATGCCCCCAACATCAAACGCTGCTACCGGCACGCCTGCTGCCATTGCCTCGCGCACAGCCATGCCAAGGGTTTCAAAGCGTGAGGGCAAAACAAACAGGTCTGCTTCGCGAAAACATGCTGGCATTTGCGCCGGCGCCAACGGGCCACGCCAAGTCATCCTGGCAGCGGCAGCTGAAGCTTGCATCTGCCCAAACAACGCTGCAGCATATTCCGGATCAAGCGTATCACTGCCAACGAGTTGCCAGTGCCACAGCACCGGATGTTCAGCCAAATTACTGAGCACATCAATAAATTCAGCCAATCCCTTCCCAGCCAGCAAGCTCGACACGGTTAACAGCCTGACCGCTCCCCTCATGGCCCGGGCCGGCCGAGCCACGCGATGGGCAGCATCCAGACCCGGATAGATCACTGCAATCAGTTCTTCCGAGATTCCGGCATCAGCAAGACACGCTTTAGAATACGCACTTGTTGTCACGTACAAGTCATAAGCCAGTAGTCCATCAATCGCGACATCCGACGCAGCATGGTGCGGGTCGAAAAACGGGAAGTAATGGACCAGGATACCCCAACGGGTTTGCTGGCCGGCCAGATTGCGTAACGCATCAACATCAAGGTGATCTACCAGCAAACTATCAACAAATGCCCAATCGTACCCGGGAGCCAAAAGCGCCGGCATGGATGTAGCCGGCGTCCATACCGCCTCTTCCACCGTACAGTATGCCTTCAAGCGCTGCATCATCTCTTGATTATAGATGTTGCCTCCTGTAGGAATTCCTTGTATGTCGGGCAGTAAAAAAAGCAGCTTCATGTTACTTTTTGCCGGGAATTTCGGCTGTGAGTGGGATACTGGTGAATAAATGAGATCAAAGCGCACTTCACGCAGTTTGATTTCAGTTGCTGATGGCGTTTCTTGTACGCCGAGCAAACCCAATTGCCCCTGCGCAGACAGTTTAAGCCTTACCGAAAATCAAACCAAGCCAACCCAAATCGCCCATGCATACTGCGCCTTCCAAAGGCAAGCAGTCTGCCCGCAGCACTACTGCGCAGGCAGGAGAAGTTGACGTATCCGTTGTGATTGTTAACTACAACGTGCGCGAGTTTTTAGAGCAGGCCATGCGATCTGTAGAAAAGGCAAGCGCGCAGTTGCGTGTTGAGCTTTTTGTGGTTGACAACAATTCGAGTGACGGCTCTGTTGAGATGGTGCGCAAGCGGTTTCCAGAGGCCCACCTCATATCCAACAAAGAGAATACAGGGTTCAGCAAAGCCAACAACCAGGCAATCCGTATGGCCAACGGTCGGTATCTGCTGATTCTGAATCCCGACACCATTATCCAGGAAGACACGCTAACTTCGCTGGTCAGGTTTATGGATGCCCATCCAGACGCCGGGGCTGCGGGGTGTAAGATCCTGAATGCCGATGGCACCTTTGCGCCAGAAAGCCGCCGCGCATTTCCCACACCGGCCGTAGCTTTTTACCGCATTACCGGCCTCAGCAAACTCTTCCCCAATAGTCCGACTTTTGGCAAATACAACCTGAGCTACCTGTCGCCCGACGAAACCTGCGAAGTAGACGCGCTCAGTGGATCTTGCATGTTTGTCCGTAAAGATGCCCTTTACCAGGACCACGAGGAGACTACAGTGGAAGCGCAACCGGATGCTGGCGCCGGCCTCTTTGACGAGGACTTCTTTATGTATGGAGAAGACCTCGACTGGTGTTACCGCATCCAGCAAGCCGGCTGGAAAATCTACTATACCCCCGAGACGCAAATCATCCACTACAAAGGGGAAAGTACCAAAAAGGGGGACCTGCGGTATGTCCTGCTGTTTTACGGGGCCATGCTTCGTTTTGCGGAGAAGCACTTCAAAAACCGACACTCGTGGTTTTTCAGGCTGTTTCTGCGTTGTGGTATTATTGCACGGGGCACGTTGCACATGCTGAGCAACTGGGTTCGGCGGAATGCAGGTGCGCTGGCTGATGTTGCACTCAGCTTTGGCGTGATGGCGGGTGCCGGCATATTGCGATTTGTGTGGGATGGACTGGCTTTCCCAACGTTATTTCTGGGCATCATCGCCCCGTTGTATGCCCTTGCAGTCACGGGCAGTATTTCGTTGCAGCAGGGTTATCAACGCAGCAAGTATACCCGATTCAAACCTGTTTTAACGGCCAATATCAGCGCCATTCTCCTGATCGCAGCCGTCTCTTTTTTTGCAAAAGGGCTGGCCTTTTCCCGGGCTGCCCTTGTGTTAGGCTTTTTACTGTGCACCCTTGCGCTGTACATCGTGCGACTTGTTTACAGCCACAAAAAGCGACCGGCGCATTTACTGCGTCGCGCGCTCATGGTCGGCGACCAGGAAGAAGCAAGCCGGCTTCAGGCCTCCCTGACCGCGCTGCCCAATCCCCTGATGGAACTGGCAGGGTTTGTCTCCGACGCATCCCCCAGTGCTGAGGAAAAACAGGGGATCCCCTGGCTCGGCAACCTGCATCACCTGCGAGATGTCGTACGCCTGCAGAAAATCGACGACGTGGTCTTTGCTTCAAGCAGGCTCGCCAACCGAACCATTTTCAGCCTCATCCAGGAGCTAAAACACCTGCCTGTTGAGTTTAAAATTCTAAGCGCAGGACAAGAGCACCTGATTGGGCAAGCACGCATTGATGCCCTCAACACGCCGCCGCTGATAGACGCCGCACAAGCCTTTGGCCGTACGCGGAGCACTTTTCAGCGTCGTGCGTTTGAGGTGACCCTGGTAATACTCGGGCTGCTGTGTTATCCCGCGTTGTTTATACTGGCAAAAGTGGCCGGATCACAATCTGTGCTGCAAAAACTGGTTTCGAAAACCAGGGACCTGCCCAAAGTATTGCGTGGAACGCTATCTTTGGTAGGTTATCGAGCGGAAGAGCATAATTTGATACCAAAATCCTGGCAGCTTAAGCAAGGGATCTTTACCATTACAGATACCCTCCCCATGGACACAAAATCGGCCGATGCGCTAAACCGTGCATACTGGCTGTATTACAGCAACCAGTCCATGACCCTCGATTTTGATATCATTATACGCTGTATCCGACAGCTTAAAGCGCCCTCGGCACCGTAGCCAGGAGCGTTTTACGCAAAACTGATTGTCACCAGGATCTACATCTTTTTCGAGATTTGGATCTTTACCAACTTATAGATCATGGCAGAACAGGCGGCACAATACCTCCTAGAATTCGAGAAGCCCCTATACGAACTCGAGAAGAAGCTGGATGAAATGCGCACCTTCGACAGGGAAGATTCCAGTGTGGATCTTTCACAGGAGATTGAAGCGCTTGCAGAACGCGTTGAGTTGCTACGTGAATCCATTTATCAGGATCTCACGCGATGGCAGCGGGTGCTCATTGCCCGCCATCCGTTGCGGCCCTATACAAAAGACTACATTACAGCCCTTACCGACGACTTTATCGAGCTGCACGGCGACCGGGCCTATGCTGATGATCCAGCCATTGTAGGCGGGTTTGCAAAATTCAAGGGAGCAAAATTTGGCTTCAAGGATGAGTCGGTGATGATCATTGGCCATCAGAAAGGACGAGACACCAAAAGCCGGAAATATCGCCGATTCGGGATGCCAAACCCAGAAGGATACCGCAAGGCACTACGGCTGATGAAATTGGCCGAAAAATTCAACAAGCCC from Bacteroidota bacterium carries:
- a CDS encoding methyltransferase domain-containing protein, whose product is MSLLKPTPVSSVEDVRRFFDAFAPLNVEQHGNADKLLDYRVSLLVSHAQLRPSDRVLDIGCGNGHHLFAMDGAFRSATGVDLAPGMIKAARYGIPAKGHSTYAFMVDDAHVLSEVSEAGFDVVFCVGALEHMPDKPEVLQTVFRVLRKGGRFVCLTPNDQFLWYRWLAPRRGYETRHLSTDRRLKPTEARKLINKAGFSHCRIDYWTFIPSGDMPRGYASFCKALDMLGHIIAPASLRGGLVISAIK
- a CDS encoding glycosyltransferase; its protein translation is MHTAPSKGKQSARSTTAQAGEVDVSVVIVNYNVREFLEQAMRSVEKASAQLRVELFVVDNNSSDGSVEMVRKRFPEAHLISNKENTGFSKANNQAIRMANGRYLLILNPDTIIQEDTLTSLVRFMDAHPDAGAAGCKILNADGTFAPESRRAFPTPAVAFYRITGLSKLFPNSPTFGKYNLSYLSPDETCEVDALSGSCMFVRKDALYQDHEETTVEAQPDAGAGLFDEDFFMYGEDLDWCYRIQQAGWKIYYTPETQIIHYKGESTKKGDLRYVLLFYGAMLRFAEKHFKNRHSWFFRLFLRCGIIARGTLHMLSNWVRRNAGALADVALSFGVMAGAGILRFVWDGLAFPTLFLGIIAPLYALAVTGSISLQQGYQRSKYTRFKPVLTANISAILLIAAVSFFAKGLAFSRAALVLGFLLCTLALYIVRLVYSHKKRPAHLLRRALMVGDQEEASRLQASLTALPNPLMELAGFVSDASPSAEEKQGIPWLGNLHHLRDVVRLQKIDDVVFASSRLANRTIFSLIQELKHLPVEFKILSAGQEHLIGQARIDALNTPPLIDAAQAFGRTRSTFQRRAFEVTLVILGLLCYPALFILAKVAGSQSVLQKLVSKTRDLPKVLRGTLSLVGYRAEEHNLIPKSWQLKQGIFTITDTLPMDTKSADALNRAYWLYYSNQSMTLDFDIIIRCIRQLKAPSAP
- a CDS encoding glycosyltransferase family 4 protein; the encoded protein is MKLLFLLPDIQGIPTGGNIYNQEMMQRLKAYCTVEEAVWTPATSMPALLAPGYDWAFVDSLLVDHLDVDALRNLAGQQTRWGILVHYFPFFDPHHAASDVAIDGLLAYDLYVTTSAYSKACLADAGISEELIAVIYPGLDAAHRVARPARAMRGAVRLLTVSSLLAGKGLAEFIDVLSNLAEHPVLWHWQLVGSDTLDPEYAAALFGQMQASAAAARMTWRGPLAPAQMPACFREADLFVLPSRFETLGMAVREAMAAGVPVAAFDVGGIPESLSDGAGVMVAPFRYGQMGEVLARLLDNVEEREVLGQRGLARSRHFPSWETSADTLLALLN